Proteins encoded by one window of Prevotella nigrescens:
- a CDS encoding site-specific integrase, which translates to MRSTFKVLFYLKKNAPKKNGSVPVMCRITIDGTIAQFSCKCDIHPDLWDIKSNRASGKSTVALETNRFLDKIRVGINAKYKEIAERDNYVTAEKVKNAFLGLEMRHETLLKVFAQHNEDFFKQVDAGLRCPSTYHKYCTVYKHLEEFIKNRYRVSDIALKELTPAFIIDFDIFLRTEKQCCNNTVWIYMMPLRRMITIAQNHGWIVRDPFVDYSISAESTDRDYLTKDEIRRLLDLKFRRKSMELVRDLYVFCCFTGLSFTDMKNLTKDNLQTSFDGKLWIMTKRQKTGVESNIMLLDIPKQIIEKYDGMAKEDYLLPVPQYITACKNIKKIIGLCGIEKEITWHTSRHTMATEICLTNGVPIETLSKMLGHTNIRTTQIYAKITHEKESRDMAALSDKLGKIEQFNGITI; encoded by the coding sequence ATGCGTAGTACGTTTAAGGTTCTGTTCTACCTCAAAAAGAACGCCCCCAAGAAGAACGGTTCCGTTCCCGTGATGTGTCGTATCACCATTGATGGTACAATAGCCCAGTTCAGTTGCAAATGCGACATCCATCCCGACTTGTGGGACATCAAGAGCAACCGAGCTTCGGGAAAAAGTACCGTGGCCTTGGAAACCAACCGTTTCTTGGACAAGATACGTGTCGGCATCAATGCCAAATACAAGGAGATAGCCGAGCGGGATAACTATGTCACTGCCGAGAAAGTGAAGAACGCTTTCTTGGGCTTGGAAATGCGGCATGAAACCTTGCTGAAAGTCTTTGCCCAGCACAATGAGGACTTTTTCAAACAGGTCGATGCAGGCTTGCGATGCCCATCCACCTACCACAAGTATTGCACGGTCTATAAGCATCTGGAGGAGTTCATCAAGAACCGCTACCGTGTCAGCGACATTGCTTTGAAAGAACTCACTCCGGCTTTCATTATCGACTTTGACATCTTCCTGCGCACCGAAAAGCAATGCTGTAACAACACGGTATGGATTTACATGATGCCCCTGCGCCGTATGATTACCATTGCCCAGAATCACGGATGGATAGTCCGTGACCCGTTCGTGGATTACAGCATATCCGCCGAGAGTACCGACAGGGACTATCTGACCAAGGATGAAATCCGCAGGCTGTTGGATTTGAAATTCAGGCGTAAATCAATGGAGCTGGTTCGGGACTTGTACGTCTTCTGCTGTTTTACCGGCTTGTCCTTTACCGATATGAAGAACCTGACCAAAGATAACCTTCAGACTTCCTTTGACGGTAAACTCTGGATTATGACCAAGCGACAAAAGACAGGTGTGGAGTCCAATATCATGCTTTTGGATATTCCGAAGCAGATTATCGAGAAGTACGATGGCATGGCGAAGGAGGATTACCTCCTGCCCGTTCCGCAGTATATTACCGCCTGCAAGAACATCAAGAAAATCATCGGACTCTGCGGTATCGAAAAAGAGATTACGTGGCATACCAGCCGCCATACCATGGCGACGGAAATCTGTCTGACCAACGGCGTTCCCATCGAAACCCTTTCCAAGATGCTCGGACACACGAATATCCGCACCACGCAGATTTACGCCAAAATCACCCACGAAAAGGAAAGTCGGGACATGGCGGCACTTTCCGACAAACTGGGTAAGATAGAGCAGTTCAATGGTATCACTATATAA